A single region of the Streptomyces sp. NBC_00425 genome encodes:
- a CDS encoding FAD-dependent oxidoreductase: protein MSDNEVFDADVLVVGAGPMGATTALALATYGVRVAMVSRWTWVANTPRAHITNQRALEVLRDLGVEEEVLRVATPWDQMGDMLFATSLAGEEIARLRAWGTGDTRRGDYLSGSPCPLVDVVQPLLEPVLVQNAAARGTDLRFNTEYLGHEQDGQGVTARLQDRITGREYTFRTRYLVGADGARSQIAEEAELPFEGRMARAGTVYVQFDADLSRYVKHRPSTLHWIASPAAEFGEIGMAVLRAVRPWDQWIAGWGFDMADGEPEYSPEALLDRVRILIGDPDIDLTIRSVSTWYVNQQHALHYSRGRVFCGGDAVHRHPPSSGLGSNTSIQDAFNLAWKLAYVIQGHAAPSLLDSYSPERAPVGKQVVARANQSRLDYRPIQECFKDPGAKDPFAAGMRRLKDPGPEGERVREALYQALELKQTEFSAQGTELNQRYESSAVVPEPDSAPEEWKRDRGLYLQATTRPGAKIPHAWLVGRDGRRLSTLDVTGKGKFSLVTGIAGQAWSAATDELDVPYLRTVVVGEPGSADPYGEWHGVRELPEGGALLVRPDGYVAWRHSEPVNNTGDARKLLQQALDAVLGWETTPIEEANR from the coding sequence ATGAGCGACAACGAAGTCTTTGATGCCGACGTTCTGGTCGTCGGCGCCGGACCCATGGGTGCGACCACAGCTCTGGCGCTCGCCACCTACGGCGTGCGCGTGGCGATGGTGTCGCGCTGGACGTGGGTCGCGAACACCCCCCGTGCCCACATCACCAACCAGCGCGCGCTGGAGGTGCTGCGAGACCTCGGGGTGGAAGAGGAGGTTCTCCGGGTGGCGACACCCTGGGACCAGATGGGCGACATGCTCTTCGCCACCAGCCTCGCCGGGGAGGAGATCGCCCGGCTGCGGGCCTGGGGCACCGGGGACACGCGCAGGGGTGACTACCTCAGTGGCAGTCCGTGCCCCCTTGTCGACGTGGTTCAGCCCTTGCTGGAACCGGTGCTGGTACAGAACGCGGCCGCCCGCGGAACCGACCTCCGCTTCAACACGGAGTACCTGGGGCACGAGCAGGACGGCCAGGGCGTCACCGCGCGGTTGCAGGACAGGATCACCGGTCGCGAGTACACGTTCAGGACGCGCTATCTGGTGGGCGCCGACGGAGCTCGCTCGCAGATCGCCGAAGAGGCGGAGCTGCCTTTCGAGGGACGCATGGCCCGCGCCGGTACGGTCTACGTCCAGTTCGACGCGGACCTGAGCCGGTATGTGAAGCACCGGCCGAGCACTCTGCACTGGATCGCGTCCCCGGCTGCCGAGTTCGGTGAGATCGGCATGGCGGTCCTGCGAGCGGTCCGCCCGTGGGACCAGTGGATCGCCGGCTGGGGCTTCGACATGGCCGATGGCGAGCCCGAGTACTCCCCGGAAGCGCTCCTCGACCGGGTCCGCATCCTGATCGGAGACCCGGACATCGACCTGACCATCCGGTCCGTGTCCACCTGGTACGTCAATCAGCAGCACGCCCTGCACTACTCACGGGGGCGTGTCTTCTGCGGGGGCGACGCCGTTCACCGGCACCCGCCGAGCAGCGGCCTTGGGTCGAACACCTCCATCCAGGACGCGTTCAACCTCGCCTGGAAGCTCGCCTACGTCATCCAGGGGCACGCCGCGCCCAGCCTGCTGGATTCCTACTCGCCCGAGCGGGCTCCCGTGGGCAAGCAGGTCGTGGCCCGCGCCAACCAGTCCCGGCTCGACTACCGGCCGATTCAGGAGTGCTTCAAGGACCCGGGCGCGAAGGACCCCTTCGCCGCCGGAATGCGGCGCCTGAAGGACCCGGGGCCCGAAGGGGAACGGGTACGCGAGGCGCTCTACCAGGCCCTGGAGCTGAAACAGACCGAGTTCAGTGCCCAGGGAACGGAGCTGAACCAGCGCTACGAGTCGTCCGCGGTGGTCCCGGAACCCGACTCCGCCCCGGAGGAGTGGAAGCGGGACCGGGGCCTGTACCTGCAGGCCACCACACGTCCCGGCGCCAAGATCCCGCACGCCTGGCTGGTGGGCCGGGACGGCAGGCGCCTGTCGACCTTGGACGTCACGGGCAAGGGCAAGTTCAGTCTGGTCACCGGAATCGCGGGACAAGCCTGGTCCGCGGCCACCGACGAACTGGACGTCCCGTATCTGCGCACGGTCGTTGTCGGGGAGCCCGGCAGCGCCGACCCGTACGGCGAGTGGCACGGTGTCCGCGAACTCCCCGAAGGGGGCGCGCTGCTCGTGCGCCCCGACGGATATGTCGCCTGGCGGCACAGCGAGCCGGTGAACAACACCGGGGACGCCCGGAAGCTCCTCCAGCAGGCACTGGACGCGGTGCTCGGCTGGGAGACGACCCCAATCGAGGAAGCGAACCGATGA
- a CDS encoding alpha/beta fold hydrolase, giving the protein MTHETYTSVWSDLAQVEFSQGFLQAGPYRTRYLHAGDDSKPVLLMLHGITGHAEAYVRNLAAHAEYFSVWAIDFIGHGYSAKPDHPLEIRHYIEQVNAVLDTLGAEKAYLSGESLGGWVTAAFARRQPERVERVVLNTMGGTMANPAVMERLYTLSMEAAKDPSWERVQARLEWLMADPSMVTDDLIRTRQAIFQQPDWIKACEANMALQNPEIRKRNMLSDDDLRAIQADALVVWTTKDPSGPVDEGRRIAGLIPHGRLAVMENCGHWPQYEDADTFNRIHLDFLLDRDQED; this is encoded by the coding sequence ATGACCCACGAAACGTACACGAGCGTCTGGTCGGACCTCGCCCAGGTCGAGTTCAGCCAGGGGTTCCTCCAGGCAGGCCCGTACCGCACGCGCTACCTGCACGCGGGCGACGACTCCAAGCCCGTCCTCCTGATGCTGCACGGCATCACCGGGCACGCCGAAGCCTACGTGCGGAACCTGGCCGCACACGCCGAGTACTTCTCCGTCTGGGCCATCGACTTCATCGGGCACGGCTACTCCGCCAAGCCCGACCACCCGCTGGAGATCAGGCACTACATCGAGCAGGTCAACGCCGTCCTCGACACGCTCGGTGCGGAGAAGGCGTACTTGTCGGGGGAATCGCTCGGCGGCTGGGTCACTGCGGCGTTCGCCCGACGGCAGCCGGAACGGGTGGAGCGCGTCGTGCTCAACACCATGGGTGGCACCATGGCCAACCCGGCGGTGATGGAGCGGCTGTACACCCTGTCGATGGAGGCCGCGAAGGACCCCTCCTGGGAACGCGTACAGGCTCGTCTCGAGTGGCTGATGGCGGACCCGTCGATGGTCACCGACGACCTCATCAGGACTCGGCAGGCCATCTTCCAGCAGCCGGACTGGATCAAGGCGTGTGAAGCGAACATGGCGCTGCAGAACCCGGAGATCCGCAAGCGGAACATGCTCTCCGACGACGACCTGCGCGCGATCCAGGCTGACGCCCTGGTGGTGTGGACGACGAAGGATCCCTCCGGCCCGGTCGACGAAGGCCGCCGCATCGCCGGCCTGATTCCCCACGGGCGCCTGGCGGTGATGGAGAACTGCGGCCACTGGCCCCAGTACGAGGATGCGGACACCTTCAACCGCATCCACCTCGATTTCCTTCTCGACCGCGACCAGGAAGACTGA
- a CDS encoding 3-carboxyethylcatechol 2,3-dioxygenase, which yields MPLALTCMSHSPLLEFTQPPEDVAKEVDAAFASARGFVKDYDPELVVVFGPDHYNGFFYELMPPYCIGLQARGIGDFGTAEGPLNVPRETAHALAQAALNAGVDLAVSLRMEVDHGIVQPLEILFGAPDSVPVVPVFLNSVAPPFTPVERVRALGHALGTRLAQSDQRVLLVGSGGLSHDPPVPRLADATPEAEQRLISNRNPTAQMRAARQQRIIDAAASFAAGDTELQDLNPEWDNAFLDHLAAADFDAIDAYSNDDIVARGGNSAQEIRSWIAAYAALSAAGPYQMTSRYYRPIKEYIAGFSVTTALPTRA from the coding sequence ATGCCTCTCGCACTGACCTGCATGTCGCACAGCCCGCTGCTGGAGTTCACGCAGCCCCCTGAGGACGTGGCGAAGGAAGTGGACGCCGCCTTCGCCTCGGCCCGGGGGTTCGTGAAGGACTACGATCCGGAGCTCGTGGTGGTCTTCGGGCCGGATCACTACAACGGTTTCTTCTACGAGCTCATGCCGCCCTACTGCATCGGGCTCCAGGCCCGAGGCATCGGTGACTTCGGCACGGCGGAGGGACCGCTGAACGTCCCGCGGGAGACGGCCCACGCACTGGCGCAGGCAGCCTTGAACGCCGGCGTCGACCTCGCGGTCTCCCTCCGCATGGAAGTCGACCACGGGATCGTCCAGCCGTTGGAGATCCTTTTCGGTGCGCCCGACAGCGTCCCGGTGGTGCCCGTGTTCCTCAACAGCGTCGCGCCGCCCTTCACTCCCGTGGAGCGTGTGCGCGCCCTGGGACATGCGCTGGGCACCCGGCTGGCACAGAGCGACCAGCGGGTCCTTCTCGTCGGGTCCGGCGGGCTGTCCCACGATCCGCCGGTGCCCAGGCTCGCCGACGCGACGCCGGAGGCGGAGCAGCGGCTCATTTCCAACCGCAACCCCACCGCGCAGATGAGAGCGGCCCGCCAGCAGCGGATCATCGACGCGGCAGCGAGTTTCGCCGCCGGCGACACAGAACTCCAGGACCTGAACCCCGAGTGGGACAACGCGTTTCTCGACCACCTGGCCGCCGCCGACTTCGATGCGATCGACGCCTACAGCAATGACGACATCGTCGCCCGGGGCGGCAACTCGGCCCAGGAGATCCGATCGTGGATCGCCGCCTATGCGGCACTGTCGGCCGCGGGCCCCTACCAGATGACGTCGCGCTACTACCGGCCGATCAAGGAGTACATCGCCGGATTCTCGGTGACGACAGCTCTTCCCACCCGCGCGTGA
- a CDS encoding GntR family transcriptional regulator, with product MRLGSLAYEQIKERLLEGGYRPGQRLSAVELGAELGVSKQPVMEALRLLSADGLVTIIPQVGCEVARYEVHEVQDFFALFASMEGTIAGLAATRCTEAGLRGLDAISARIGHLTSETDPAARSHHYRALNREYHAQIHTLAGSAVVAEVSHRMWDLSDFLINTSGADHPLHAALDARHDDHESIRKALWDHDADTARREMERHILGTLAIMRPTQL from the coding sequence ATGCGCCTGGGATCGCTGGCGTACGAGCAGATCAAGGAGCGGCTGTTGGAGGGCGGGTACCGCCCGGGACAGCGACTTTCCGCCGTCGAGCTGGGTGCCGAACTGGGGGTGAGTAAACAGCCCGTCATGGAGGCGCTGCGCCTGCTGTCCGCGGATGGACTGGTGACGATCATCCCGCAGGTCGGCTGCGAGGTTGCGCGCTACGAAGTGCACGAAGTCCAGGACTTCTTCGCCCTGTTCGCAAGTATGGAAGGCACCATCGCCGGCCTCGCGGCAACGCGCTGCACCGAGGCCGGGCTACGCGGGCTCGACGCCATTTCCGCGCGCATCGGGCACCTCACTTCCGAAACTGATCCCGCGGCGCGTTCCCACCACTACCGCGCCCTCAACCGCGAGTACCACGCGCAGATCCACACGCTCGCGGGTTCCGCCGTGGTTGCCGAGGTCAGTCACCGTATGTGGGATCTCAGCGACTTCCTGATCAACACTTCCGGTGCTGATCATCCTCTGCACGCCGCGCTCGACGCCCGCCACGACGACCACGAGAGCATCCGGAAGGCATTGTGGGACCACGACGCCGACACCGCTCGCAGAGAGATGGAACGCCACATCCTCGGCACACTGGCGATCATGCGCCCGACGCAGCTCTGA
- a CDS encoding cysteine hydrolase family protein: protein MTELDPSRTAVINVHWQRDIVTADGAFGPFFAEPVERRGVIAGADRLNRAARDAGATIVYTRVAFRPGYPDLFANCPLLALVAEHQALEDGTEGAAIVKELTPEAGDLVITHPRVTGFHGTELDVLLRGKGIDTVLFTGVATNVSVEGTAREAVNHGYRTVLVSDACSAASDEAHQATLDSFALLGEVSTTDALVAALKARTP, encoded by the coding sequence ATGACCGAGCTCGACCCTTCCCGCACTGCCGTGATCAACGTCCACTGGCAGCGGGACATCGTGACGGCCGACGGGGCCTTCGGCCCGTTCTTCGCGGAACCCGTCGAACGGCGCGGTGTCATCGCCGGCGCCGACCGGCTCAACCGCGCGGCCCGTGACGCCGGCGCCACGATCGTCTACACCCGGGTGGCGTTCCGGCCCGGCTACCCCGACCTGTTCGCCAACTGCCCGCTCCTCGCCCTCGTCGCCGAGCACCAGGCACTCGAAGACGGCACTGAAGGCGCCGCGATCGTCAAGGAACTCACACCCGAAGCCGGCGACCTGGTGATCACCCATCCTCGCGTCACCGGATTCCACGGCACCGAACTCGACGTCCTGCTGCGCGGCAAGGGCATCGACACCGTGCTCTTCACCGGCGTCGCCACGAACGTCTCCGTGGAAGGCACCGCACGCGAAGCCGTCAACCACGGCTACCGGACCGTGCTGGTCTCCGACGCGTGCTCCGCAGCCTCCGACGAGGCCCACCAGGCCACACTCGACTCCTTCGCGCTGCTCGGCGAGGTGAGCACCACCGACGCCCTGGTGGCGGCCTTGAAGGCGCGCACGCCATAG
- a CDS encoding alcohol dehydrogenase catalytic domain-containing protein, which produces MNTMLTARLHEIGAPMQLDRLPVPEPRPTDVLVQVKACNVVPNLGNVLTTYAEWFPYLPLPKLPAVFGLDSAGVVAQVGSLVTDVEVGDRVYVNPGLSCGACRACRRGEEPNCDNYTFMGYFSFGTDGQDRFDAYPYGGLSEYLTAPQRNLVKLPDSVTFEQGARFGYLGTAYSALRKAGAGPGRTVLIDGISGTLGLGACLIALGLGVGRILGTGRNADLLQDVKALAPDRIDVHAAGTGPLPEWVRERTDGEGADILIDSLGPGSPEESFVEALSSLGRGGVAVNIGGMMGRPALDLFSMMCSQNSVIGSLWFSTGEAQDMADMAGSGVLDLSVFEHHAFPLEKINSALADLPSRHGGFTNFVCTP; this is translated from the coding sequence ATGAACACGATGCTCACCGCCCGGCTGCACGAGATCGGCGCCCCTATGCAGCTCGACCGGCTGCCCGTTCCCGAGCCGCGGCCGACCGATGTCCTCGTCCAGGTCAAGGCATGCAACGTCGTACCGAACCTGGGCAACGTGCTCACCACGTACGCCGAGTGGTTTCCTTACCTGCCGCTGCCGAAGCTCCCGGCGGTCTTCGGCCTCGACTCCGCGGGCGTGGTCGCCCAGGTCGGCAGCCTGGTCACCGACGTCGAAGTGGGCGACCGGGTCTACGTCAACCCCGGCCTGTCCTGCGGAGCCTGCCGGGCCTGTCGCCGAGGCGAGGAGCCCAACTGCGACAACTACACCTTCATGGGCTACTTCTCCTTCGGCACCGACGGCCAGGACCGTTTCGACGCCTACCCCTACGGCGGGCTGTCCGAATACCTCACGGCGCCGCAGCGCAACCTCGTCAAGCTGCCCGACAGCGTCACCTTCGAGCAGGGAGCCCGCTTCGGCTACCTGGGTACCGCCTACTCTGCGCTGCGCAAGGCAGGTGCCGGACCGGGCCGCACCGTGCTCATCGACGGCATCTCCGGAACCCTGGGGCTGGGTGCCTGTCTCATCGCTCTCGGCCTCGGCGTCGGCCGCATCCTGGGCACCGGGCGCAACGCCGACCTGCTGCAAGACGTCAAGGCCCTCGCACCCGACCGCATCGACGTCCACGCCGCCGGCACCGGACCGTTGCCCGAGTGGGTACGCGAACGTACGGACGGCGAGGGCGCCGACATTCTGATCGACAGCCTTGGTCCCGGGAGCCCCGAGGAGTCTTTCGTCGAGGCGCTCTCCTCCCTGGGCCGTGGCGGAGTCGCGGTGAACATCGGGGGCATGATGGGGCGGCCTGCCCTCGACCTGTTCTCGATGATGTGCTCGCAGAACAGCGTCATCGGCAGCCTCTGGTTCTCCACCGGGGAAGCCCAGGACATGGCCGACATGGCCGGCAGCGGAGTGCTCGACCTCTCCGTCTTCGAACACCATGCCTTCCCGCTCGAGAAGATCAACAGCGCCCTCGCCGACCTGCCGTCCCGGCACGGCGGATTCACGAACTTCGTCTGCACACCCTGA
- a CDS encoding FMN-dependent NADH-azoreductase gives MATLLHLDSSLFSGDASSSRAVTAAFRRTWQEHHPEGTVIYRDLATNPVPHLTADAHTAGQTDPATHTPAQAAALAHRLTLIDELENADAILIGAPMYNYSIPSTLKAWLDNIVLVGRTAGVESSRLKGTPVAVVASRGGSYAPGTPREGYEYVQNYLTAVLADALALDVNFIVPELTMAVHNPAMSQLIPLFEASRQQALDDAASTAKVIAHRIAA, from the coding sequence ATGGCCACTCTTCTGCATCTCGATTCCTCGCTGTTTTCCGGCGACGCCTCCTCCTCCCGCGCCGTGACCGCCGCCTTCCGCCGGACCTGGCAGGAGCACCACCCCGAGGGCACGGTCATCTACCGTGACCTCGCCACGAACCCCGTACCGCACCTCACCGCCGACGCCCACACCGCCGGCCAGACCGACCCGGCCACGCACACCCCCGCCCAGGCCGCCGCCCTCGCCCACCGGCTGACGCTGATCGACGAGCTGGAGAACGCCGACGCCATACTGATCGGCGCTCCGATGTACAACTACTCGATTCCCTCGACCCTCAAGGCGTGGCTCGACAACATCGTCCTCGTCGGCCGCACCGCCGGCGTGGAAAGCTCCAGGCTCAAGGGCACCCCCGTCGCCGTCGTCGCCAGCCGCGGCGGCTCCTACGCCCCGGGCACGCCCCGCGAGGGCTACGAATACGTGCAGAACTACCTCACGGCCGTTCTGGCCGACGCGCTCGCCCTGGACGTGAACTTCATCGTCCCGGAACTCACGATGGCCGTACACAACCCGGCGATGTCCCAGCTGATCCCCCTCTTCGAAGCCTCCCGCCAGCAGGCACTGGACGACGCAGCCTCCACGGCCAAGGTGATAGCCCACCGCATCGCCGCCTAG
- a CDS encoding DoxX family protein, with protein sequence MFVFAAVLSVLLAVVGLAAGLPKALLKGSIPAQLQSPGGFSAPLVRFIGLAELAAAAGLIAGLFWQPIGVAAALGFAVLLVGAVGFHAKSGDYANPETRGNAMAPIILTVIAIAAAATLVLAS encoded by the coding sequence GTGTTTGTCTTCGCCGCCGTACTGAGCGTTCTGCTCGCCGTTGTCGGGCTGGCCGCCGGACTACCGAAAGCCCTGCTCAAGGGCAGCATTCCAGCCCAGTTGCAGTCTCCCGGAGGCTTCAGCGCCCCGCTGGTCCGGTTCATCGGGCTGGCCGAGCTGGCCGCAGCCGCAGGGCTCATCGCCGGTCTCTTCTGGCAGCCCATCGGCGTTGCCGCCGCCCTGGGATTCGCAGTCCTGCTCGTCGGAGCCGTCGGCTTCCACGCCAAGTCCGGCGACTACGCCAACCCCGAGACCCGCGGCAACGCGATGGCACCCATCATCCTCACCGTCATCGCGATCGCTGCCGCCGCCACGCTCGTCCTCGCCTCCTGA
- a CDS encoding NADPH-dependent F420 reductase, which produces MSADTRYAIVGTGNIGSALARLFARAGVEVSIANTRGPGSISELAASWGSTVRAVTLTEALASDVIFMAIPFGAVETFGNALPDWNGKIVVDTTNAHYAPNAGDILKGRLSSQYAAEVLPGAQIVKGFNHLPAQTLAAEVPSGQGKRVVFVSSDSGEASSQIAELARTLGLSPVELGRIDEGGRLIEVPGALVLRNFTEQPLT; this is translated from the coding sequence ATGTCTGCAGACACCCGCTACGCCATCGTGGGCACCGGAAACATCGGTTCGGCGCTGGCGCGTCTCTTCGCCCGGGCCGGAGTCGAGGTCAGCATCGCCAACACCCGCGGACCGGGCTCGATCAGCGAACTCGCCGCCTCCTGGGGTTCCACGGTCCGGGCCGTGACGCTCACCGAGGCACTGGCGAGCGACGTCATCTTCATGGCCATCCCGTTCGGCGCAGTCGAGACGTTCGGCAACGCCCTGCCCGACTGGAACGGGAAGATCGTCGTCGACACCACCAACGCGCACTACGCGCCCAACGCGGGCGACATCCTCAAGGGTCGGCTCTCCTCGCAGTACGCGGCCGAGGTCCTGCCCGGCGCCCAGATCGTGAAGGGCTTCAACCACCTTCCCGCCCAGACGCTCGCCGCCGAAGTGCCCTCCGGCCAGGGCAAGCGCGTGGTCTTCGTCTCCAGCGACTCCGGGGAGGCCAGCTCCCAGATCGCCGAGCTCGCCCGCACGCTCGGCCTGTCGCCGGTGGAACTCGGCAGGATCGACGAAGGCGGACGCCTCATCGAGGTTCCCGGCGCACTGGTGCTCAGGAACTTCACCGAACAGCCCCTCACCTGA
- a CDS encoding MarR family winged helix-turn-helix transcriptional regulator, with product MDEPRWLDEREQRAWRSLMKMQAGLSEYIERQLRTHSGLSTADYQVLAHLSEAPEGRLRSFALGDALQWEKSRLSQHLTRMQNRNLIRRERCATDQRGAVVVITEQGRTLVEAAAPLHLADVRNVLIDHVTPAQMDLLIELGDQVEAQLAEIDQKPG from the coding sequence ATGGACGAACCGCGATGGCTGGACGAGCGTGAACAGCGGGCTTGGCGCAGCCTCATGAAGATGCAGGCCGGCCTGTCCGAATACATCGAGCGGCAGCTGCGCACCCACAGCGGGCTGTCCACCGCCGACTACCAGGTGCTGGCGCACCTGTCTGAGGCGCCCGAGGGACGCCTGCGGTCGTTCGCACTCGGAGATGCGCTGCAATGGGAGAAGAGCCGTCTGTCGCAGCATCTGACCCGCATGCAGAACCGCAACCTCATCCGCCGCGAGCGATGCGCGACCGACCAGCGAGGGGCCGTCGTGGTCATCACCGAACAGGGCCGCACCCTCGTCGAGGCAGCCGCCCCGCTCCACCTGGCTGACGTGCGCAATGTGCTGATCGACCACGTGACCCCTGCGCAGATGGACCTGCTGATCGAATTGGGAGACCAGGTGGAGGCGCAACTCGCCGAGATCGATCAGAAACCGGGATGA
- a CDS encoding recombinase family protein codes for MSETPEPSGHPELLVAEPLVCTEIKIGYARVSSGGQKLDRQIDALTTAGCRKIFSDKKSGKNALRPELKACHAFLDAGDTLVVPSLDRYGRSLQDLINMVAELRTRGIGFTSLHENLDTTTPGGRLVFHVFAALAEFIRELIVQGTREGLAAARARGRVGGRPTVATEEVIRAARDLLPDPGRSITSIAKMLGISPGTLYNHIPDLQDLRASAVPHQLDAAER; via the coding sequence ATGAGTGAGACTCCGGAGCCGTCCGGCCACCCCGAACTCCTCGTTGCCGAACCGCTTGTCTGCACCGAGATCAAGATCGGGTACGCGCGGGTGTCCAGCGGCGGACAGAAGCTCGACCGGCAGATCGACGCCCTCACCACCGCCGGATGCCGGAAGATCTTCTCGGACAAGAAGTCCGGCAAGAACGCCCTCCGCCCGGAATTGAAGGCGTGCCACGCCTTCCTCGACGCTGGCGACACCCTCGTCGTCCCGTCGCTCGACCGCTACGGCCGCAGCCTCCAGGACCTCATCAACATGGTCGCCGAACTCCGGACGCGCGGGATCGGCTTCACCTCGCTGCACGAGAACCTCGACACCACCACCCCCGGCGGCCGACTCGTCTTCCACGTCTTCGCCGCTCTGGCGGAGTTCATCCGCGAACTCATCGTCCAGGGCACCCGCGAGGGCCTGGCCGCCGCCCGCGCCCGCGGCCGGGTCGGCGGGCGCCCCACCGTCGCTACCGAGGAAGTCATCCGCGCCGCCCGCGACCTGCTGCCCGACCCCGGCCGCTCCATCACCTCGATCGCCAAAATGCTGGGCATCTCCCCGGGCACCCTCTACAACCACATCCCCGACCTCCAAGACCTGCGCGCCTCCGCCGTCCCCCACCAGCTCGACGCTGCGGAACGGTGA
- a CDS encoding glutathione S-transferase family protein: MSDATSGSGYVERNREQDFQRDSNYINDRITADGSGGWPVEPDRYRLVVARACPWANRSTIVRRLLGLEPVLSMGICGPVHDKRSWTFDLDPDGRDPVLGYERLQEAFLARDPQYSRGITVPAIVDVRTKSVVTNDFAQITLDLSTEWTAYHRDGAPDLYPEHLRDEMHEVMQRVYTEVNNGVYRCGFAGSQQAYDKAYSRLFTALDWLSERLADRRYLMGDTITEADIRLFTTLARFDAVYHGHFKCNRQKLSEMPVLWAYARDLFQTPGFGDTTDFPQIKEHYYVVHAFINPSQVTPLGPDTANWLTRHGREELGGSPFGDGTPPGPVAAGEAVPAEHGPGGIGHR; this comes from the coding sequence ATGAGCGATGCCACTAGCGGATCCGGCTACGTCGAGCGCAACCGCGAGCAGGACTTCCAGCGGGACTCGAACTACATCAACGACCGGATAACTGCCGACGGCTCGGGCGGATGGCCGGTCGAGCCCGACCGCTACCGGCTGGTTGTCGCCCGCGCCTGCCCGTGGGCAAACCGCTCGACCATCGTCCGGCGCCTGCTGGGCCTGGAGCCGGTGCTGTCCATGGGCATCTGCGGTCCTGTGCACGACAAGCGCTCCTGGACGTTCGACCTCGACCCGGATGGGCGCGACCCGGTGCTGGGCTACGAGCGGCTGCAGGAGGCGTTTCTCGCCCGCGACCCGCAGTACTCCCGCGGCATCACCGTCCCTGCGATCGTCGACGTCCGCACGAAGTCCGTCGTCACCAACGACTTCGCGCAGATCACCCTCGACCTGTCCACCGAGTGGACGGCGTATCACCGTGACGGCGCCCCCGACCTTTACCCCGAGCACCTGCGGGACGAGATGCACGAGGTCATGCAGCGCGTCTACACCGAGGTCAACAACGGCGTGTACCGCTGCGGCTTTGCCGGCTCCCAGCAGGCTTACGACAAGGCGTACTCACGACTGTTCACCGCTCTGGACTGGTTGTCGGAGCGACTGGCCGACCGCCGCTACCTGATGGGCGACACGATCACGGAGGCCGACATCCGGTTGTTCACCACTCTGGCTCGGTTCGACGCCGTCTACCACGGGCACTTCAAGTGCAACCGGCAGAAGCTGTCGGAGATGCCGGTGCTGTGGGCCTACGCCCGCGACCTGTTCCAGACCCCGGGCTTTGGTGACACGACCGATTTCCCGCAGATCAAGGAGCACTACTACGTCGTCCACGCATTCATCAATCCGTCCCAGGTGACCCCGCTGGGGCCGGACACCGCGAACTGGCTGACCCGCCACGGGCGGGAGGAGCTGGGCGGCTCGCCGTTCGGTGACGGGACGCCGCCCGGGCCCGTCGCCGCGGGCGAGGCGGTCCCGGCCGAGCACGGCCCTGGGGGCATCGGCCACCGCTGA
- a CDS encoding MarR family winged helix-turn-helix transcriptional regulator, with protein MTEWLNDKQQRTWREFLQVKSRLDVELNRQLQECNDLSQSDYAVLVELIEAPEGRLRPFELGAVLAWEQSRLSHHLSRMVKRGLVVREECRSDRRGAYVVLTPAGKQAIITAAPPHVARVRELLFDGLTDRETQSFASLMSKMLARLDDLQAGQQT; from the coding sequence ATGACCGAGTGGCTCAACGACAAGCAGCAGCGCACCTGGCGCGAGTTCCTGCAGGTGAAGAGTCGGCTGGACGTCGAGCTCAACCGGCAACTGCAGGAGTGCAACGACCTGTCGCAGTCCGACTACGCCGTCCTGGTCGAGCTGATCGAGGCTCCTGAGGGGCGCCTGCGTCCCTTCGAACTCGGCGCGGTGCTGGCCTGGGAGCAGAGCCGGCTGTCGCACCACCTGTCGCGGATGGTCAAGCGGGGTCTCGTCGTTCGAGAGGAGTGCAGGTCGGACCGACGTGGCGCCTATGTCGTCCTGACGCCCGCCGGTAAGCAGGCCATCATCACCGCTGCTCCCCCTCACGTGGCCAGGGTGCGGGAGTTGCTCTTCGACGGGCTCACGGATCGCGAGACGCAGAGCTTCGCGTCCTTGATGAGCAAGATGCTCGCGCGGCTCGACGACCTGCAGGCTGGTCAGCAGACCTAG